The following is a genomic window from Candidatus Jidaibacter acanthamoeba.
AAGCGCTATGTGATCTTTGTTTATTATAATATTCTTCCCATACTTTAAGTTTATCTGGGAGATCACTAGCATTAGGATTAATACTTGTATAAAACTCATCTAAATCTGTACGTTGTGATCTCTCTACCTTCCCATTTAAGTGTGGAGAGAAAGCTTTTATAGGTCGAAATTTAATCTTTTTTTCTTTTAGGTAATCCTGGACTAAATAAGCAAAAAACTCTTGCCCACGATCTGTTTGAATACGTTGTATTGGAAATGGCATGTGCTTTATTACACACTCTAAAAAGTTAACAGTATTTAAGGACGTACGCCTTTTATATATTCCTAATATTTTATATCTTGTACAATCATCAATCGCTGTATACTGGTAAACCCCTTGAGCTATTTTACAAACATCCATCTGCACCCGTTCTCCGGGTATTTTACAATTATATCGCTTAACTTGTTTACGATAATGACGTTTTAGTTGTAGGTAACCTACTTCATGCTTCTTTAAGACTTTGTGTATAGTAGCTACAGATAATGATATTTCATGCAATCGTTTTAACTCACTTTGTATCCTTCTTACTCCTAACTTCCTTTCTTTCCTTAAAGTAAGAATAATTTCTTCGTTTATCTCATCCCTCTTTTGTAATGGCGAATTTTTAGGCCTAGTACTTATATTTTTCAACCCTTCCATCCCTCTTTCTTTATAGCGTTTACTCCATTTTCTTAGCGTAAACCTTGAAATCCCAAAGTGCTGGCATACTTCCTTCGCATCCCCTAGTTCTTCATATAGTTTGATCCATTTAAGACGGTTTTTTACTTTGGTATCCATTTTCCAATTTGAATAGTTATTACCACATACAGATATCCTAACAACCTAAAGTAACACTGTAAAAAGGTTTATTTCTTACCTTTATATACTCATCTATTTACTAAAAGTCACAACTTCTGCTGACATCTGAGTGGTAATGTTCTATATGAATCACACAGGGTTTAAAGTTGGAGGATCAATTGACAGCAGTATAAGTTCATGTAGCGGAGCGGGCGATATTAACGATGACGGATTTGATGATATAATTTTTGGCGCTCCCAGCACTAACTCGAATATCGGAACAGGTTATGTAGTATATGGAAGTAAAACTCCTTCCTCCTTTGCTATTGATTTGCCTGCTCTTAACGGAACTTTAGGTTTTAAATGTCTTGGAAAACAATCATTTGCTTCCGCGGGTAATTCGGTTAGTAAAGCAGGAGATATAAACGGAGACGGAATTAAAGATTTTATGATAGGTACTGATCATGGTTCCACAAACGTAGCTTATGTGGTGTTCGGATCGAACATAGAAATCTCAAGTCCGAGCCCGACTCCTTCAAGAACTCCAACTCCTAGTGTTTCGACAAGCCCGAGCCCGACTTCCTCAGTAAGCCCAGATCCAAGCGTTACATCAAGCCCGAGTTCACTTCCGGACAAAAGTGTAATACCGATCAACACTCCTTCCCCGGTTGCTACACCTTCCGGTACTGTTTCACCAAGCTCTTCTCCCGCGAGCCATTCCGAAGCTAATTCGCTTATCCCTAATCCGATTATATTAACACCTTATAAGGCGGCTATGGATATAGCAACTAGTGCATATTTATTTAGTAGCATGGTTATAGAAGACTATTTATTTGTTAGTGAAGAATCATGTTACATGTAATGCATATGGTGTAAAGAGCATCACACAGAAAACAGTTAAGGGTTTGCGAAGAAAATTCGACAAAGGAAGGATATAAAGCCTGATGTATAGAATAAAAGGTGTTTTATAGCCGGGTAAGTATTATAAAATGCTTTTTATAAGGTTTAGTAAATAATAAAAGCAACTTTCCTGCTTGTATGATATAATTCATTTAAAACAATCTGAGTGTTAGTTATGTTTATGGAAGATATAAAGGTTTTTATCCCGGCTAATGATAACAATAATACTGAGCTGATTGATAATTCTTCAAATGAGTTAAACAGTCATGATGATTTTATTGAAAGCTTGTTTAATTATATTATTAACTCCAATTCGGATAGTAGTTTAAAGCATGATAATTAACTTTATTAGCAGTGATTCAAGTGTTTCTAATACTAAAGCTTCTAAGTAAGTATTAATAAGCTTTTTTCCGGATTAGCCCCGGCTCATTATTAATAGGATTATTAACCTTACGATCTACTTCCCAATATTCTACTTGGGCATCTTGAATGGTATGCAAATCATCATTTAAACTTTCTGGAGTAGCATCAGGATTTAACCAGTTTTTAATTTCCTGATCAGGTATAATGACGGGCATTCTGCTATGGATAAACTTTAACGTGAGGTTAGCATCTTTAGTAATAATAGCACAGGTTATTAGGGTATTACCTTCCTGATCTTGCCACTTATCCCAAATACCTGCAAAAGAAAAGATATCATTCTTTCCACCCTTAGGTTTAATAAAGTAAGGCTGGCGGGTTTCATCCTGCCATTCATAGAATCCGCTAGCAGGTATAATGCAGCGTTTTGATTTAAAGCTTATTTTAAAGGCAGGCTTATCATTAATAGTTTCAGCTCTGGCATTTATAAGCTTACTTCCTATTTTGGGGTTATTACTCCAAAACGGAACTAGCCCCCATGACATTGGCTGTATTTCTAATTGATCGGCTTCCTGAGATCTTAGAATAGTAATAATATTAGTATGAGGGGAGACATTATAATTAGGTTTAATAGTAACCTGATTACTAGTTTTATACTTATCCTGTAAATCTTCTGCTGAAAAAGCCTGAACAAATCTTCCGCACATTTGCTACCTCTATTTTATAAATGGTTATTACATTATTTTGTATTGAAAACTTATAACTTAGCCTAGTAAATAAATAGTATTAATTTAAAAAGAAAATAGATAATAATTAAGGATAGTTGTTATCTATATATGTAATATTGGACACAAGTAATAAACCAACACGGGAATTAGAATACTGCTCAGGACTGGTAGAGCGCATAACCTTTCATAGTGAAGAGAGTGGATTTGCGGTACTGAGAGTAAAAGTAGCAAAGAGAAAGGATCTTGTTACTGTTACAGGGAGTCTGCCGAGTATCTGTGTTGGAGAGTATATACATGCTAAGGGATATTGGATCAATGATAGTAAGCATGGCTTGCAGTTTAAAGCTGAGTTCATCAAAGCTCTTCCGCCTAATACATTAGAAGGGATAGAAAAGTATTTAGGTTCAGGATTAATTAAGGGTATAGGTCCTCACTTTGCGAAAAGATTAGTTGGTACATTTGGTGAGAAGGTATTTGAGGTAATAGAGAGCTCACCTTCTTTGCTTAGTAGAGTAGAAGGAATAGGAAAGATAAGAGCGAAAAAGATTATATCCAACTGGGCTGAGCAGAAGGTTGTAAGAGAAATAATGGTATTTTTGCAATCACACGGGGTTAGTACCTCAAGATCTACCCGTATATATAAGACTTATGGTGAAGATGCAATTGAGGTAGTGAGTGAAAATCCTTATAGGTTAGCTAGAGATATATCGGGAATAGGATTTATAACTGCAGACAGAATTGCAAAGAACTTAGGAATAACAGAGCATTCTATGATCAGAGCAAGAGCTGGTTTAAACTATATACTGACTGAGGCTTTATCAGAAGGGCATTGCGGGTTGCCTCGGAGTCTACTACTCAAAAGAGCCGAGGAGTTACTTATTATACCGCAAGATATACTAATGGAAGGATTAAGCCTGGAACTGGCAGAGGAATATATAATAGAAGATACTATTGCAGAAGAGGTAGTTATATTTTTAGGAGCTTA
Proteins encoded in this region:
- a CDS encoding IS481 family transposase, whose protein sequence is MDTKVKNRLKWIKLYEELGDAKEVCQHFGISRFTLRKWSKRYKERGMEGLKNISTRPKNSPLQKRDEINEEIILTLRKERKLGVRRIQSELKRLHEISLSVATIHKVLKKHEVGYLQLKRHYRKQVKRYNCKIPGERVQMDVCKIAQGVYQYTAIDDCTRYKILGIYKRRTSLNTVNFLECVIKHMPFPIQRIQTDRGQEFFAYLVQDYLKEKKIKFRPIKAFSPHLNGKVERSQRTDLDEFYTSINPNASDLPDKLKVWEEYYNKQRSHSA
- a CDS encoding integrin alpha is translated as MNHTGFKVGGSIDSSISSCSGAGDINDDGFDDIIFGAPSTNSNIGTGYVVYGSKTPSSFAIDLPALNGTLGFKCLGKQSFASAGNSVSKAGDINGDGIKDFMIGTDHGSTNVAYVVFGSNIEISSPSPTPSRTPTPSVSTSPSPTSSVSPDPSVTSSPSSLPDKSVIPINTPSPVATPSGTVSPSSSPASHSEANSLIPNPIILTPYKAAMDIATSAYLFSSMVIEDYLFVSEESCYM
- a CDS encoding SOS response-associated peptidase; the encoded protein is MCGRFVQAFSAEDLQDKYKTSNQVTIKPNYNVSPHTNIITILRSQEADQLEIQPMSWGLVPFWSNNPKIGSKLINARAETINDKPAFKISFKSKRCIIPASGFYEWQDETRQPYFIKPKGGKNDIFSFAGIWDKWQDQEGNTLITCAIITKDANLTLKFIHSRMPVIIPDQEIKNWLNPDATPESLNDDLHTIQDAQVEYWEVDRKVNNPINNEPGLIRKKAY